From the genome of Bos javanicus breed banteng chromosome 23, ARS-OSU_banteng_1.0, whole genome shotgun sequence:
GAGAGCACAGCTCTACTGTCCCCGGGGGATTTGCACCTTCTCAGGCTCCCACCTTtccatttcctcccctcccctctcagaGCTAAATCAGACTTTCTTCCAGGACTCAGCTTAAATGTCTCCTCCTGCAGGAAGACTTCCCTGACTCTCCCACCTCTAAGAGTTTGGACTCCTGTTGTGGCCCCCAGTGCTCCCCGCTCAGTACCGATCATACTGGGGGTCCAAATGGCCCCTCAAGGACCCCCACCACTCAGTAGGTTGGGAGTCCTTTGGAATGTGTCCATAGTCCTTTGGGCTGTGACTTACTTTTCAAGGCATCCCCTGTTCCTAGCCTTCTATGCAGTAAATACTCAGCAAACGTGGTGAAGAAAGCGAAGATGGAAAGTCAAAGGTTGTCACTGGGGTGAGGGGCAGAGCTCAGGGCACCTCCCTTCTCAGGGACTCCTGCGTTGTTCGAAAGGCTGGGAGATGAGGGGGTATTTCTAGTGTCAGCAGCTGGTACAGGGAGAGGATtaggggaggaggaaagggacaAGGAAGCTGACCTTCTTGTATCCTTTGTGGGTATTTCCCCACATGTAATTCTGTGACTGTCCGCAGTCTTCACCATGGTCTCCAGATgtgagtgaaaagagaaaaaaaggagtggGAAGAGGAGGTCAAAGGAGCGATCGTAACCCACCCCTCGCCAGCCCAGCTACCATAAGCATCATTTGAAAATCAAGGAACACCCTCTTCTGCTGAGGGGGTGGGTCCATTGACCCCACAGATATTTACCAAGCACCTGCTATGTGCTGGGTGTTGTTCTAGGTGCTGGGAAAATAGCAATGAAGAAAATATGGCACTTACATTTTGGGGGGAACATAACTATTGgcctggccaaaaagttcatttgggtttttcagtTAAAtcgtatggaaaaacctgaaagaaCCTTTTGACCAAACCCAATATATACAGTAAGGCAGGTGATAGCATGTGTGAAGGAAAAAGTAAAGCAgggtagggaattccctggtggtccagtgatcacgactctgcgctttcactgctgagggcgagggttcaatccctggtcggggaactaagatccataaGTCAtgaggcaaacaaacaaaaacaataaagcaatctttttttaaaaaagtaaagcagcGTAAGTGGGTTGAAGGGGGTGCGGGAAGGGACGCTTCACAAGGGTTGGCAGGGAAGACCTTTGTGATGGCTTTTGAGCAGACTCCaaacagaaacaagaaagaaagtcAGTGGACACCTGGAGTAAGGAAGAgacaggtgcaaaggccctggggctggaGTGTGCTGGGTGTTTAAGAGGGACTGCAAGGCAGCCCGGGCagctggagcagagggagggagagaagggtggTGAGGAAGGAGGTCAGACAGATGACAGGGAAATGGATCACTCAGCTCTCAACACTCTATGACGATGGCTTAGTTTTCCTTGAGTGTGGCAGGGGGCCCTGGCGGGATATGAATAGCAGAGTAGAGGAGGAACATGATCTGCCTTGGGTTTCAACAGGATCCCTCTGCCTGCTGGGTGGAGAACTGACTGCAGAGGGAGCAAGAGCGGTGTCAGGGAGACAGGACGCTGCTACTGCAATAACCTGGGCAAATGATGGTGCCAGCCTGGGCCGGGACGGTGCCAGCGGAGGTGAGGAGCAGCGGTGGGATCTGAGTACACATTgaaggtggggctgggagggtTTGCTGAGGGGTTGGATaaaggctgagagagagagagagaacccaaGGATGATTCCTGGGTCCTTGACCTGAGCAACTAGAAGGGTCGAGGTGACAAAGACTATGAGTTAAGGCAGCTTTCTGGGGGAAAACCACAGTATGGACTGTGacacctttttatttatttttggttatggtgggtcttcactgctgcgtgggattttatctagttgtggtgagtgggggctactccctagttgcagtgcatgggcttcttgttgagttggcttctcttgttgcagagtgtggaCTCTAGGGTGTGAAGTCTtcatagttgcagcacatgggctcagaggttgcagctcccaggctctagacaTAGGCTCGATggttagctgctctgaggcatgtaggatctcccCACATCagtgatggaacccatgtcttctgcattagcaggcagattctttaccactgagataccagggaagccctcaacacGTTTTgagatatgtgtgcatgtgtgctaagtcactttagtcgtgtccaactctgtgtgatgctatggactgtagcccaccaggctcctctgtctttgggattctccaagcaagaatactggagtgggtcaccatgccgtcctccaggaaatcttcctgacccagagatcgaacccaagcctctaacgtcccccgcattggcagcaggttctttaccacgagtgccacctggacGCATGTATTAGCAATCAATTGCTTGTAACAAATTACTCCCAAATGTAGCAGCTTAAGAGAACACACATTTATGTTACAGTTTCTGTGGATCAGAAACCCAGGGGCAGCTGGCACAGGTCTTCTGACTTGGGGGCTTTCACCTGCAGTGGAGGTGTCTGGCCAGGGCCATGGCCCCCTCAAAACTCAACAATGGGAGGGTCTGCTGCCAAGCTCACTTAGGAGGTTGTTGCTTGGATTCATGTCCCTGGGGGCTGTTGGTTAGTGATGTCCTTCCTGACCATGCTGGCCTCTCCAGATGCTCCCAGTGCGGCAGCTGGCTTCCTTCGGAGAGAGTGAACAACCCTGAGGTCATCGCGGTTTTGTAACCTAATCCTAGAGATGACACCCTATCACTTCTGCTGTGTTTGATTGGTTAGAAGAGGGTTGCTAGTCCAGCTCGCACTTAAGGGGAGGTGATGAGTGTGAGTATCAATTGGCAGGGGAGGTGATGAGTGTGAGTATCAATTGGCAGGGAGGTGATGAGTGTGAGTATCAATCGACAGGGACCTTTGGGAACCATGTAGAGGCACCTGCCACAGCACGGAGGCAGCGGGACCAACGAGTGCATGTTTCAGGGAGAGGTCAGACCAAAGATGTCTGTATGGTGGCTACTTACGAGGGGCCTGGACAAGGAGAGCCGGGAATGACCGAgatggaggagagaaagggaccAAGGGCTGAGCCTGGGAGCTTGCCAATGCTTGCAGGTCGGGGAGGTTCAGAGGGGCCAGCAAAGGAGACGGAGAAGAAGGGCCAGTGATGTGGGTGGTGAACAGAGAGGGGTGACCCTGGTGTCTCAAAGGGCAAGAGAGagacctgtttgcaggtcagagAGGGATCAGCTGGTCAAAAGCCATGGAGAGGCCTGGCAAGAGAAGGCTCAGCTCAGGACTGGGTAGTGTGGAGGTCACCTCCACAGGAGTggtctcgggacttccctggtgggccactgGCTGAGAATCCCTGCAGGGggcctgatcagggaactagatccacatgcctcaactgagatcccgcatgccgcagtgaagatcgaagatcccatgtgctgcaactaagacctggctcgGGCAAATCAACAGATAAAGATTGAAAAACAAGAGCGAGAGTGGGCACGGTGGAGTGGAAGGGATTCCGGAGAGAACAGGAGGCTGGGAAGTGGAGGTGGACACACCACTTTCCAAGGACCCTTGGTGTCAAGCAGGAGCACAGCCTTGTAGCTCAGGCAGCCGGTGACTCTTAGTTGAGCTGATTCTTAGAACTCTGCTTCTTGCTCCACcaattctacacacacacacacacacacacacacacacacacacacacacacatcttgtaGACTAGAGCGTAGACACACACTATGAATCCTCAGTCATCAGCTTGAGGTTCCCTAAGTCCCAGATCAGCTACCCCTAGAGGATCTGGTTTAGAAGGCAAACAGCACTAAGCAAAAGCTTGTTGCTGACTGCCATCTGGTGGTCATTTTGGgacctgcatgctaagtcgcttcagttcagttcagttcagttcagtcgctcagttgtgtccggctctttgcgaccccctgacttgcagcatgccaggcctccctgtccatcaccaactcccagagttcacccagactcacgtccatcgagtcagtgatgccatccaaccatctcattctctgtcgtacccttctcctcctgcccccaatccctcccagcatcagagtcttttccaatgagtcaactcttcgcatgaggtggccaaagtactggagtttcagcttcagcatcattccctccaaagaaatcccagggctgatctccttcagaatggactggttggatctccctgcagtccaagggactctcaagagtcttctccaacaccacagttcaaaagcatcaattcttcggcactcagctttcttcacagtccaactctcacatccatacatgaccacaggaaaaaccatagccttgactagacggaccttggttggcaaagtaacgtctctgcttttcaatatgctatctaggttggtcataactttccttccaaggagtaagtgtcttttaatttcatggctgcagtcaccatctgcagtgattttggagcccccaaaaatgaagttgcttcagtcgtgtcctattctttgcaaccccatgggactgtagccagccaagcttctctgtctatgggattctccaggcaagaatactagagtgggttgctgtgccctcctgcaggggatcttcccaacccagggattgaacccacatctcttgcatctcctgcattagcaggtgagttctttaccactagtgccacctgggaaacccttctgGGACCTGGCCTAGATCTAAATCTGTGCACAGGGTGGTGGGAAGAGCTGAGCGAATTGTTCAAATACTACCAGGCACAAATTGTGTTCAGTAaaagtgggctgccatctgcTTGGAGGAGTGTGCTCAAAACAGTGTCCCCAACTTCACTTCCACCATTTTTGGAAGGAAAAGGAATTATTCTAAAAGGAGAGCCCCCTTCTTAGCTTggtaagaaagaagaaacagttagaactgacatggaacaacatggtTCCAAACAgcgaaaggagtatgtcaaggctgtatactgtcaccctgcttatttaacttatatgcagagtacatcatgagaaatgccgggctggatgaagcacaagctggaatcaagattgccgggagaagtatcaataacctcagctatgcagatgacaccacccttatggcagaaagtgaagaggagctaaaaagcctcttgatgaaagcgcaagaggagagtgaaaaagttgggttaaaactcaacattcagaaaagatcatggcatctggtctcatcacttcatgggaaatagatggggaaacagtggaaacagtgacagactttatttttctgggctccaaaatcactgcagatggtgactgcagccatgaaattaaaagacacttgctccttggaagaaaagttatgaccaacctagatagcatattcaaaagcagagacattactttgccaacaaaggtccatctagtcaaggctatggtttttccagtggtcatgtatggatgtgagagttggactgtaaaaaaagctgagcaccgaagaattgatgcttttgaactgtggtgctggagaagactcttgagagtcccttggactgcaaggagatccaaccagtccatcctaaaggaaatcagtcctgaatattcattggaaggagtgatgctgaagctgaaactccaatactttggccacctgatgtgaagaactgactcatttgaaaagaccctgatgctgggaaagattgaaggcaggaggagaagaggatgacagaggatgagatggttgaatggcatcaccaactgaatggacatgagttttagtaaactccaggtgttggtgatggacagggaggcctggcgtgctgcagtccatggggtcacaaagagtcagacatgactgagcgactgaactgaaactgaagagTACTTCAGGGAACCAAGTAGGACATTCACGTGAGAAGTTACAAGATCTAGATTCAAATGTTGATTTTTGATACTGTATGATCTTGATCATATCAGTTAAGTGCTGAGTCTCAAATCTCATCAAGTCATAAAATGGGAACATTAGGGTTAAAATTATATACAGTGGTGAACGTAAAGAGCTCTCAGTAAAAGATGCTCTCCATTAGAGTAGTGGCATAAGCTCTCAGTAGGCTTGGGGTACATTTTTTGAAAACAGTTGTTGTCAACTGGGGGCAGTTTTGCCCCCCACCAGAGAATGTTTGGGATTGCCTGGTGATATTTCTGTTTGTCACAAGGCTGGGGGATGCTTCTGGCATCTAGTAGATGGAGGCTAGGGAGGCTGCTAGACATCCTacgatgcacaggacagccctctATGAGACAGAATTATCCAGTCCAAGATGTCAATAGTGCTTAATTTGAGAAATCATGGAACTTTCTTAAATGGGGATTCTTCTTGCCATGTTACGAACCAACATGAGGAACTGCTTTTTGAACACCATGAGGAAAGCAGAGTGATGCATGAAGCTGGAAAGGGGTTTACAGTTATACTCAGGAGTAAAATGAGGCTGCAGATTACTGCAAATCTTTGATATGGTGGCCACAAGCCTGCCACCTATGGCTCTTGCAATGGAACCTAACTGAAgtggaataaaattttaaatttgattcctggatctTAATAGCCACATCCCAACTGCTCAACAGCCACATGTGACCAGTGGACAGCACTGACATCCAACAGTCACATCAGCACAGATTTTTCTATTGAGCAGCACTGCTCATAGAGGACTCAGCAGAACTAGGCATCGGTGGGGCAATCCATAAGAGAAAAGTTAGAAACTAAGTCTATGCAGAGAGCAGGGTACCAAGAGAGACCACAGCATACACCAAAGAGATGATTAAACAAGCACAGAGGCGGTCTTCAGTTAAAGGCCAAAACaagtcacaaacacacacatgtacagtAATTGATCCACGCAATCCTCCCTTCCTCCACCCGGCCCCCCAAGAGCCATTCTTAAGCACTTAAAACTCAAGAACTCTGAAAAGGCAAGCAGAATCAACCCCAGGCAGGCAGGGAAGTGGGAGCCATCGCTGGGGAGTGCTGttgccctctcttccttcttcctggcaCGGTTCAGTTCAGCTTGCAGTACAAGCTTCCCATCCCGACGGGTGGCCACGACTCGACTGTGCTGATGCTAGAACGTCTGCGTTGGCCAATCTTGCTTACAGCCCTGGGGTCCTTGAAGACGGAGTATCCGTACTTGGTGACGAAGGGCAGGCAGAACAAGTACAGGAGCATCCGCGAGATCTGGAAGATCAAGTGCAGGTACCCCAGCTCCTTGAACTGCTCTTTGATGGCCATGTTGGTGAGCAGGATGATGGAGAGGCTGAGCAGCTCATAGATGATAATCCACACGCTGTAGCAGAGCATGCCCATGTAGTTGCTGGTGTGGATGCAGTAGAGGAACAAGGAGCAGACCAGAAGGGTGACGGTGGACAGGCTAATGCCGATGTTCTTCTTGTAGGTCACAACCCAAGAGACCAGCTCAGACTTGGTCTTCTGGTAGACGCTGAACCTCTCTTCATAGCCAAAGAAGGCAAACTCATtcatttcaaagatgaggaaCTGGATGGTGTTGAGGAAACAGAAGGTGCCTATCACAATGGAGTACTTCCTGTCATTCATTTTATACTCGTTTTACCAGAGACATTGgctgcagggaaaaaaaaaatgtgaagataCCCGATGAGAAGGCAGAGCTGGCCTGGGGCAAAGCCTCAAGCCACTAGATGTAAATGGAAGAGCTAACAGCAATAGTGATGGATGAACAAGCAACAGGCTGGAAGTCGAGGCACATGGGCTCTGGCCTCGTTAGCTAAAGGGGAGCACATCCTTGGGAAGTGGGGGCGTCTTTGACCTGGGATACTTCTTGGGAAGCTCTGCTGTTCCAGTGGCAGTTGTGCTTTAAGGTGGCATAAAGGGTACTCCTTTTGGTGTCAGGCTTGTGGGAATTAGGAAGctcctctgtggctcagatcgtgaactccttatggccaaatccagacttaaattaagtagggaagtagggaaaaccactagaccattcaggtatgacctaaatcaaattccttatgattatacagtggaagtgaaaaatagattcaagggattagatctgatagagtgcctgaagaactatggctggaggttcatgacattgtacaggaggcaatgatcaagaccatccccaagaaaaagaaatgcaaagaggcaaaatggttatctgaggaggccttacaaatagctatgaaaagaagagaagtgaaaggcaaaggagaaaaggaaagaaatacccatttgaatgcagagttccaaagaatagcaaagagagataagaaagccttcctcagtgattaatgcaaagaaatagaggaaaacaatagaatgggaaagactagagatctcatcaagaaaattagaaataccaaggaaacttttcatgcaaagatgggcttgataaaggacagaaatggtatggacctaacagaagcagaagctattaagaagaggtggcaagaatacacagaactgtaca
Proteins encoded in this window:
- the TMEM217B gene encoding putative transmembrane protein 217B, translated to MNDRKYSIVIGTFCFLNTIQFLIFEMNEFAFFGYEERFSVYQKTKSELVSWVVTYKKNIGISLSTVTLLVCSLFLYCIHTSNYMGMLCYSVWIIIYELLSLSIILLTNMAIKEQFKELGYLHLIFQISRMLLYLFCLPFVTKYGYSVFKDPRAVSKIGQRRRSSISTVESWPPVGMGSLYCKLN